From the genome of Hymenobacter sp. PAMC 26628, one region includes:
- a CDS encoding alpha/beta hydrolase yields the protein MSIISSPPPGAPVAHCAVLGARGAGHPAAKGPSTASPQVQVLDTAFFMPQLGRHRRVWLYLPADYARQPQRRYPVLYLHDGQNVFDAATAFAGEWGVDEALDRLRVSGQDPTGCIVVAVDNGSRYRGDEYIPWHNPKIKTGGQGAAYVDFLALTLKPYIDGHYRTRPDAAHTGIAGSSLGGLISVYAALRYPAVFGRVGAFSPAFWVCNDSLRAYARQHPPAATAKFYLVAGAKEDSSMLPLMAQWRDVLHAAGVPTAHVAYHAAPDGEHREWFWQREFAAAYEWLFDRPPAHR from the coding sequence TCAGTTCTCCGCCGCCCGGGGCCCCGGTGGCCCACTGCGCCGTGCTGGGGGCCCGGGGCGCCGGCCATCCCGCCGCCAAGGGCCCCAGCACGGCCAGCCCCCAGGTGCAGGTGCTCGACACCGCGTTTTTCATGCCGCAGCTGGGCCGCCACCGGCGCGTGTGGCTGTACCTGCCCGCCGACTACGCGCGCCAGCCCCAGCGCCGCTACCCGGTGCTGTACCTGCACGACGGCCAAAACGTATTCGATGCCGCCACGGCCTTCGCCGGTGAGTGGGGCGTAGATGAAGCCCTGGACCGCCTCCGCGTCAGCGGCCAGGACCCCACCGGCTGCATCGTGGTGGCCGTGGACAACGGCAGCCGCTACCGGGGCGACGAGTACATTCCGTGGCACAATCCCAAAATCAAGACCGGGGGCCAGGGCGCGGCCTACGTCGATTTCCTGGCCCTCACCCTCAAGCCTTACATCGACGGCCACTACCGCACTCGCCCCGACGCGGCCCATACCGGCATCGCCGGCTCCAGCCTGGGGGGGCTCATTTCGGTGTACGCCGCCCTGCGCTACCCGGCCGTGTTCGGGCGCGTGGGGGCCTTCTCGCCCGCCTTTTGGGTTTGCAACGATTCGCTGCGGGCCTACGCGCGGCAGCACCCGCCGGCAGCCACTGCCAAGTTTTACCTAGTGGCCGGGGCCAAGGAAGACAGCTCGATGCTGCCCCTGATGGCGCAGTGGCGCGACGTGCTGCACGCCGCGGGCGTGCCTACCGCCCACGTGGCCTACCACGCCGCCCCCGACGGCGAGCACCGCGAATGGTTCTGGCAGCGCGAGTTCGCTGCCGCCTACGAATGGCTGTTCGACCGGCCACCGGCCCACCGCTAA